The following proteins are encoded in a genomic region of Anomaloglossus baeobatrachus isolate aAnoBae1 chromosome 6, aAnoBae1.hap1, whole genome shotgun sequence:
- the LOC142243912 gene encoding uncharacterized protein LOC142243912, translating into MQAPSGSGGRRSKYRYFRALSFLRTTMVCRSTVCSTQEPASNPTGAIPEQSATGEHRHRPHPSEPSLPSTSVPSTCAGASRETSLPEAAGDEIAFPLPHPSDTAALSRTPLGSGRQRHRGQEKSYAPEFLHLNAAFQNAIQLLAEQNRSSFSLINANMEKNTHELCTRLDRLHLDASKSPNHCFFQAVLERMEKLSLDHQMHVMQATRQALAQVDSQPPPPTPPRPPAPPPAIVPTPPTAQYQPAAQYQPAAQYQPAAQYQPAAQYQPAAQYQLPTTSAPTLPTHYHISPSTPIMTTTQATNSPATSSVSQSLHSTPQSLPNPIPSPGFPLGFSSTPSPSVTSPPPPPTPLSTLNTPTVRVFPPVSPSSTISTPSPRYTNL; encoded by the exons atgcaggccccgagtggatccggaggacgcagatcgaagtaccgttactttagagcgttgtcgttcctccggacaactatggtgtgcagaag caccgtctgcagcactcaggagcctgcatcgaacccgacaggagcgatccctgaacagtccgccactggggaacacaggcacagaccccacccatctgaaccttcccttccatcgacatctgtcccatccacctgcgctggagcttcccgtgagacttcattacctgaagctgctggtgatgagatagcttttcccctaccccacccctctgacactgctgccctcagtagaacacctttgggttctgggcgtcagcgtcataggggtcaggaaaagagctatgcgcccgagttcttgcatctaaatgcagccttccagaacgccattcaattattagccgaacaaaatcgttcatcttttagcttaataaatgccaatatggaaaaaaatacgcacgaattgtgcacgcgtctggacaggctgcatttagatgcaagtaaatcacccaatcattgtttttttcaagccgtactagagcgcatggaaaagctatctcttgaccatcagatgcatgtaatgcaagccacacggcaggctctggcgcaggttgactcccaaccacctccacccacccctccaagaccacctgccccccctccagccattgtccctactccccctactgcccagtaccagcctgctgcccagtaccagcctgctgcccagtaccagcctgcagcccagtaccagcctgcagcccagtaccagcctgcggcccagtaccagctcccaaccacatctgcccctacacttcctacccactaccacatctcgccttccacacccatcatgaccacaactcaagccactaattcaccagccacctcttctgtctcccaatccctccactccacccctcaatccttaccaaatcccatcccatctcctggtttccctcttggtttctcaagcacaccttcaccttctgttacttccccaccaccaccaccaacaccactttccaccctcaatactccaactgtgcgtgtgttcccacctgtcagcccctccagtactatctccaccccaagcccaagatataccaatttataa